The stretch of DNA GCTTATGCTCGTCGTCGTCTTCCAACTGCCCGCCCACAATAGCGTTCAGGTTGAAATTCATACCACTCGCTACAATCGCTGCTTTGTCTTCCTGTGCTACCCGCCTGACCTGTTCGCCAAACGCATTGACGGCTTTGTAGAGCTTATTGAACGAACGATCCCGCTCGTCGAGCACTTCCTGAAAATACGTGATGGCTTTGTCGCGTACAGACCGCAGCCCAGACGTCATGATAAATAAGGTGTGATTTTCGACCTGATGAACGGATATCTTTCGGTTCGATGACACCTCCGACCCCGACGTTAATCGGGTATCGGCAATAGCTACTAAGCCTGAGCGAACTTTAATGCCTAAACAATACGTCATTCTGTACAGTGGGTGAAGAGCCGGTTGTCTGCCGAACAAATATATAGATTGCCCCGTGTTTGTACGTCCCTCCGCTTGTTTTTATCCGTAAATAGTTGTTAAAAAATTGGTAACTCACCAGATTATCAGTTGGTTATTCTGACTACAATTACGTTTGCATCGTCTTCACCGTTGGCAGCTCCGTTGCCCGGTTGAGAGTCGGTGTCGGGTTGACCCGACGAACTGATCTGCGCCATGCCGGTCAGCGTACCCGCCGTGGTGGCTCTGGCAACGAAACTAAGACTGGCAAACTGCCCCGGAGCCAGACTGGTTATGGTGCCACTAACCAACTGACCATTGGCTGCCATGCCCGTAGTAGAGGAACTGAATACCAACCCGGCAGGCAGTGTATGCTGCACGCCAATACCCGTTGCAGATAGCCCTCCGCTGTTGCGCACCGTGAGTGTAAACGTGATGAACTGGCCTACCTTCACTACCTGAACGTTGCCGCTGGTATGCAAACTCAGATCAACTTTGGTGGGGTCGGGTGTTGGTTGATTACTCTGAACAGGGGGTAGTGCAGCCTGATTGGGGTTGGGCGAAGCAAACACTGCCGACGAACTGCCTGGGCGAGTGCGCAGGTCAGCCGTGGCAGCATCGTCCTGGCCGTCGGCGGTGCCGGTAGCTGGCTGACTGTCGGGGTCTGGATTGGTAGTGGCTGTCAGTTCAGCCGCATTCCAGTAGGTTCCGGCGGCTGTCAGGCGGGCTATGTATCGGCGGCTTACCTGCTGCCCGCCAGCTACCACTGGAATGGTGCCGCTCACGATATTATTGGCCGCTGTCAGGCCGTCTGCTGAAGAAACAAAAGACAGATTTCCCGGAAGCCGGTTCTGAAGCGTCACGGACCTGGCATCGCAGCCACTTTCATTGCGTACGGTAAGCGTATACGTAACGGTATCACCCATCGCAGGTGTTCGGCGGCTAACGCTCATGGCGAGGCTCAAATCTGCACCAGCCAGCGCAACGGTTCGGCTTGCCGGGGCCGACAGGCATCCGTAAACTTCATTCTCGGCCTGAACGCTATACGACCCGGCACTGGTAACAGTAATCGACGACCCCGCTGCGCCCGTGTTCCAGCGGTTCAGCCCGGTATAGGAAGACGTCAGACTCAGACCGGCAGCCAGGCAAATATCGCCCGACCCGCTGGCTGTTATGGTAGGCGTAGCGGGCCGAACCGTGGCAGGCACCTGTACGGCGGGCGGAAATACGTGCTGGTTTTGTGCATTGCGCAACCGGGCCGAGTAGAGGCCGGTTCCAACACTGACAGACGAGCTGCTGGCACCGTTGGTCCAGATATACTCCGAGTAGCCGCCGGGCTGGGTAAGCGTGAGCTGATTACCCGAGGCACAGGTTAAACTGACCAACGGTTGTGGCTGCGCCAGATACGGCGTAATTGATTGCAACATACTGTTGGTGATAGCATTAGCCCATAGTTCGCCCGCCCGCGCCTGCCCCGATGGCGAGTAATGAATACCGTCGGGGCGTTCGGCCAGCGAAGTGATATTGTCGAGATCGGGACCCTGAAAGGTGCGGTAATTGGCCCGGTTGATGACCTGCGACTGCGCCGACCGAACGTTCTCAAATGGCCCGCCCACAAACGAAGACAGTGCCACAATCCAGGCCAGGTTGGGTTTGTTGAATTCGGTTCTCGATTTGTCGATGACGCCGTAATGGTGGGTCAGAATGTCGGTTGTCGAGTTACCCCGGTCGTTCTCACCATGTTGCAATAACATGGCCCGTATGCCCGTGGCCGGTACGTATAACCCCATCAGATTGCGGACGTTGGCCCACGGCATACGAATCGGGTATCTGACAAAAGAATGATCAAAGGGAATATCGTAGGCCGCCTTGTAGTTGTACTCCATGTTGGTGCCACCAAAACCAGCATTGTAGAACAGTACGGGTACATTGATGCGCTGTACCAGCAGGTCGCCCATACGACCCCACAGCCACGGTACGCTGGCAAAGGGCGATATGGTGGCTCCGGTCTGCAACTTTCGGAAGTCAAGCCCGGCCAGAAAACGCGGATTTGCCGTGTTGAAATACTGGTCAATTTCGGGCGAGGGAAAATTGAACGGAACAGCTATCACGCGGTCGTCGGTGGCGCCCGCCATTGTGGGGCATTGATCAACGCCGTTGACAAAACAGCTTGATCCCTGTGCGTTCGAGTGGCCCACAATAGCAAACACTTCGCCTACGCCAAAGCGATCAAGCGAATCGGTTGCCACGACCTGCCCGTTTTTCAGTCCGCGCACATTGATCTGATACCAGCCGCCACTAACGGGTACTATACCGTTGAACTGCCCATTGACTGGGTTTGCCTGAAGCAGTCGCCAGTTGGTAGTTGTACCCTGCCCCGCCACGCGTGCCACAAACCGGACCTCTACCGCATCGAGCGGCTGGGCATAACTTCCGGCTACCTGAACGCTGGCCTGATTACTATTGTCGCGCTGAATCACCATCCGGCTCAGAGGATAAGTGAGTTTGATCTGGCCTAATGAGGGAAAAGAGTGGGTGAGGAGTGCAGGTACATAGAGAAGGATACATATTCTCAAATGTACAGGTGTAAGTGTATTCATAGTTGAATAAATTGATTTGTTAATATTGACTTACTTCGTCACCACGTTGCAATATCTGGCTTTATACGTTTCTACGAGATGAAAAATAGACAAATTATCGCGTGTAACGACTAAACGGTCTGTTCGTCAGACTCCGGTCGCGCCAACCTCGTTGAGGATGACTATTTCTATTCCTATGGTAAGTGCAGGAGTTTTCGGTAATTGGGTTTGTTTTTGGGAAACGATTCTGTTACTTTGTCTTACCGAAGGAGATTAACCCTTTACCCGTTTGGCGATGAATTTTGACGACGAAGACGACGACGATAGCTTTATGGATTGGGACGGCTTCGATGAGGATTACGATCCTGAAGAAACCCGCGCCGAAATGGAAGCTGAAAACCGGCGTATCAAAAACCTGCCGATTTTGCGGAAGGCGAATGAATTGATGGAACTCACGCAGGCCATTGTCGAGACGATCAATAAGGAAGAAGACGTACTGATGATGCATGAGCAGATGCTGGCGAATGCTATGATGCTGGCTCCCAAAATTGTGGGTGCCGAAGGGGGCGATTTGTATACGCTCCGCATGGAAAACGCTGTCATCATCAAAATGCACGCCCGCGAGTTACTGGCGCAGACATCGTACTGCAAAGCCGAAAAACTCGCTGAACCCGCCTACCTGAACGTACTTCGCGACGAGATCGAGCAGTTTCGGTTATTATTTGTCGACTGGGTCAACGGGTTTGATAAAGATAACGATGCACCTGATGACTGGGGCCTTTTCTACTAACTTTTTTGCGTAGATGTTCTACACGCCCCACGACCGGGGCGTTTTTATTGCGCTGACCGCTACCCAGCCTGCCACCCCGATAACAATTAAAGGCTATCGTCGTTTTGCATG from Spirosoma montaniterrae encodes:
- a CDS encoding DUF11 domain-containing protein; its protein translation is MVIQRDNSNQASVQVAGSYAQPLDAVEVRFVARVAGQGTTTNWRLLQANPVNGQFNGIVPVSGGWYQINVRGLKNGQVVATDSLDRFGVGEVFAIVGHSNAQGSSCFVNGVDQCPTMAGATDDRVIAVPFNFPSPEIDQYFNTANPRFLAGLDFRKLQTGATISPFASVPWLWGRMGDLLVQRINVPVLFYNAGFGGTNMEYNYKAAYDIPFDHSFVRYPIRMPWANVRNLMGLYVPATGIRAMLLQHGENDRGNSTTDILTHHYGVIDKSRTEFNKPNLAWIVALSSFVGGPFENVRSAQSQVINRANYRTFQGPDLDNITSLAERPDGIHYSPSGQARAGELWANAITNSMLQSITPYLAQPQPLVSLTCASGNQLTLTQPGGYSEYIWTNGASSSSVSVGTGLYSARLRNAQNQHVFPPAVQVPATVRPATPTITASGSGDICLAAGLSLTSSYTGLNRWNTGAAGSSITVTSAGSYSVQAENEVYGCLSAPASRTVALAGADLSLAMSVSRRTPAMGDTVTYTLTVRNESGCDARSVTLQNRLPGNLSFVSSADGLTAANNIVSGTIPVVAGGQQVSRRYIARLTAAGTYWNAAELTATTNPDPDSQPATGTADGQDDAATADLRTRPGSSSAVFASPNPNQAALPPVQSNQPTPDPTKVDLSLHTSGNVQVVKVGQFITFTLTVRNSGGLSATGIGVQHTLPAGLVFSSSTTGMAANGQLVSGTITSLAPGQFASLSFVARATTAGTLTGMAQISSSGQPDTDSQPGNGAANGEDDANVIVVRITN